A window of Hydrogenothermus marinus contains these coding sequences:
- a CDS encoding TolC family protein, translating to MRKNWLAVFSIFIITSFANAKIISLEEAINEALKNNFQIKAEEKLVKSKSFQYKASKGMRWPKIDLSLNFFRTNNPGYAMMNTLNQKRLDLNESAKFVDMTGFNSFPGVNFPNPSYPEVNNWQTKLQLQVPIYTGGKISTAIKIRKDDYIASKYQLERKKEETEFNVIKAYKGALLAKEGIKLAKEAYKTAKKHYEIAKKMQKEGLIVYADVLRAKIYMLNMEDKIAEAKANYLTAKKALLLAMGDTKTKPEDIDVEGNLKCEKLNKDVSYYQNIALAKRKDLLSFKKKLNIAKNMINITKADFLPTVGAFAFYEMDSKDSPIDPDGKWWGAGIGLNWNIFNGFQRFNQYKASKEQYYHYKNQIKGFEEYIKFKVYQAYNNFQTKYNKYLTQKENLKYAEEVLRTTEKNFQNQMVSMLDLIDTQTMRDKIKFDLSKATYECEIERLNLNYESGLINQ from the coding sequence ATGAGAAAAAACTGGCTTGCTGTGTTTAGTATATTTATTATTACAAGTTTTGCAAATGCAAAAATTATTTCTTTAGAAGAAGCTATAAATGAAGCTTTAAAAAACAACTTCCAAATAAAAGCAGAAGAAAAATTAGTAAAATCTAAAAGTTTTCAATATAAAGCATCTAAAGGAATGAGATGGCCTAAGATAGATTTATCTTTAAATTTTTTCAGAACAAATAATCCTGGCTATGCAATGATGAATACTTTAAATCAAAAAAGATTAGATTTAAATGAATCTGCTAAATTTGTAGATATGACAGGTTTTAATTCTTTCCCAGGTGTTAACTTTCCAAATCCATCTTATCCAGAAGTAAATAATTGGCAAACTAAACTACAACTTCAAGTTCCTATATATACCGGTGGAAAAATATCTACTGCAATAAAAATAAGAAAAGATGATTATATAGCTTCTAAATATCAGCTTGAAAGAAAAAAAGAAGAAACAGAATTTAATGTAATTAAAGCTTATAAAGGTGCTTTACTTGCAAAAGAAGGTATTAAACTTGCAAAAGAGGCTTATAAAACAGCAAAAAAACATTATGAAATTGCGAAAAAAATGCAAAAGGAAGGACTTATTGTATATGCAGATGTTTTAAGAGCAAAAATTTATATGTTAAATATGGAAGATAAAATAGCTGAAGCCAAAGCTAACTATCTTACAGCTAAAAAAGCATTACTGCTTGCTATGGGAGATACAAAAACAAAACCTGAGGATATAGATGTAGAAGGAAACTTAAAATGTGAAAAACTAAATAAAGATGTTTCTTATTATCAAAATATTGCTTTGGCAAAAAGAAAAGATTTGCTTTCTTTTAAAAAGAAATTAAACATAGCAAAAAATATGATTAATATTACGAAAGCAGATTTCTTACCAACAGTTGGAGCTTTTGCTTTTTATGAAATGGATTCTAAAGACTCACCTATTGATCCAGATGGTAAATGGTGGGGAGCTGGAATTGGCTTAAATTGGAATATTTTTAATGGGTTCCAAAGATTTAATCAATACAAGGCATCAAAAGAACAGTATTATCATTATAAGAATCAGATTAAAGGTTTTGAGGAATACATAAAATTTAAGGTTTATCAAGCTTATAATAATTTTCAAACAAAATATAATAAATATTTAACTCAAAAAGAAAACCTAAAATATGCAGAAGAAGTTTTAAGAACAACAGAAAAAAATTTCCAAAACCAAATGGTATCTATGCTTGATTTAATAGATACTCAAACAATGAGAGATAAAATCAAATTTGATCTTTCTAAAGCCACTTATGAATGTGAAATTGAAAGATTAAATCTAAATTATGAATCTGGATTAATAAATCAATAA